The Salvia splendens isolate huo1 chromosome 20, SspV2, whole genome shotgun sequence nucleotide sequence CATCAAAATATCAACATCACAGCAGCAATAATGCATTACACATTTCATTTCCCTTTAGATATTGGCGTACCACCACACAAGCCGGACGTACAAGTACAATCCATCAATGCATTATTCTAAAAGCGCGAGAAACTCACGTTAGCGAAAAGACCGACGAGGTCTCTCCTGTACGGCAGGTACGATCTGCTCTTCTCCCCTTCCTTCACCGCTCTGCTCCTCACATAAAGCGCCTCACGCGCCGCCGCCGAAGCGGAATCTGGTCCTTCGCCGCCGCGTCCTTTCTCCGGCGATCGGAGCGTCGGATTCTCTCCTCGGCGCTTTGGCGTCAGAAACACAATACTCTCCTTCCCATCGCTCCTACTCCGCCGCAGCAGCAGATCGCGGATCTTCCAACGCCGCCTCGAAGCCGATCCGGTCGACTTGCTTTTCTCGCACTGCCGCAGCGCCGCCGCCGGAACGCTCTCCAGCTCGTCTTCCTCCGACGAGGAGCACGACGGCGCGCGATCGCGATCCTCTTCGGCGAAGAGTTTTCTCAGCGGAATCTGTTCCGATTGCTCGGTTCCGCGGCTGATTTGTATCAAATCGCGGCTGAATACGGGGAAAACCGGTCCGTCGTGGTGGAATTCGGCGGCGGAGACCTCCTTGTAATTATCGTCGCGCAGCAGAGCGAATTCGAAATCGTCATCTCCGGCGGCGACTCGGAGCGCTGTCTCTGCTAATCGATCGGATGAGTAGCTGCTGAAGCTAGGGCATACGCAAACATCGTTGTTCATtgattgtgtttgtgtgtatgttTTGCGAGAGAAATCAGAGGGTttgagagagaggagagggggAAAACGGGAAACAGATGAGAGGTTGAATTGAATAAGCGTGTATTTATATGAGGTGAGTGAGCTATAGTTTCATTGTGGTGTGGTGAGAACAGCTCACACGTGTGCTTCGGAAAAAAGAAGCCTCTTAATTACGTCGCTCAACTTTGATTATAACTTACTTTAgccaaaaagataaaaataatttatgatgaactaaatataaataaaaataaaaatgggacATGTATATTGTGAGACatgtatttttaaaaacttGTGTTGTGGAAATAACTTTTTCCTACATcgactattttatttatttattgtgtcTAATCTCATAAATTTCGTTTTTTAATCCATCATTAACTAGAGTACCAAGATTATGATTTAATTATGCGCCAAGATATGCCAAAAAGTTCATTTATATTTGTAGAGGAAACTGTCatttaaattactatataaTTTTCCATTGGTTTTTGGTTAAATATATCACTATTGAAATTGGaacttaatttttattttttctcaattttttcatAACATTAAAAGTTAACTAATATGACATAATATGACAACAAAACAAAGTCATTATATTTTGATTGTTAATTAAAATAAGTCAATATAACAAATAAGGTGATTTTATTGTCatatgatatttgattttattatacTCCA carries:
- the LOC121781174 gene encoding uncharacterized protein LOC121781174, which codes for MNNDVCVCPSFSSYSSDRLAETALRVAAGDDDFEFALLRDDNYKEVSAAEFHHDGPVFPVFSRDLIQISRGTEQSEQIPLRKLFAEEDRDRAPSCSSSEEDELESVPAAALRQCEKSKSTGSASRRRWKIRDLLLRRSRSDGKESIVFLTPKRRGENPTLRSPEKGRGGEGPDSASAAAREALYVRSRAVKEGEKSRSYLPYRRDLVGLFANVSFSRF